From a region of the Lactuca sativa cultivar Salinas chromosome 4, Lsat_Salinas_v11, whole genome shotgun sequence genome:
- the LOC122197681 gene encoding uncharacterized protein LOC122197681 — MDNRCPNETINPRSPQHPHRTLLLQIRCITGDPGPNPDEFFDEFCNEDEEESNGPLSAPSSAHISPFPSPLPLTRFLPAAPPPSDQRLHPASPYLSFDFFQLYETRDIKAKHGTYETYNILLEWNLEFLFCENRILKMNIV, encoded by the exons ATGGATAATCGATGCCCTAATGAGACCATCAATCCTCGCTCTCCTCAACATCCCCACCGGACGTTGCTTCTTCAAATACGATGCATCACTGGCGATCCCGGACCGAATCCCGATGAGTTCTTCGACGAGTTCTGCAACGAGGATGAAGAGGAATCAAACGGGCCACTGTCAGCACCGAGTTCTGCCCATATTTCCCCTTTTCCTTCTCCTTTGCCTTTGACACGATTTCTTCCAGCAGCTCCTCCCCCCTCCGACCAACGTCTCCATCCAGCGTCGCCTTATTTGAGCTTCGACTTTTTCCAGCT GTACGAAACGAGAGATATCAAAGCAAAACATGGTACATATGAAACTTACAACATTCTACTggaatggaatcttgaattcTTATTCTGTGAGAATAGAATCTTGAAGATGAACATTGTATGA